A section of the Pan paniscus chromosome 7, NHGRI_mPanPan1-v2.0_pri, whole genome shotgun sequence genome encodes:
- the NAT1 gene encoding arylamine N-acetyltransferase 1: protein MDIEAYLERIGYKKSRNKLDLETLTDILQHQIRAVPFENLNIHCGEAMDLGLEAIFDQVVRRNRGGWCLQVNHLLYWALTTIGFETTMLGGYVYSTPAKKYSTGMIHLLLQVTIDGRNYIVDAGFGRSYQMWQPLELISGKDQPQVPCIFRLTEENGFWYLDQIRREQYIPNEEFLNSDLLEDSKYRKIYSFTLQPRTIEDFESMNTYLQTSPASVFTSKSFCSLQTPDGVHCLVGFTLTHRRFNYKDNTDLIEFKTLSEEEIEKVLKNIFNISLERKLVPKHGDRFFTI from the coding sequence ATGGACATTGAAGCATATCTTGAAAGAATTGGCTATAAAAAGTCTAGGAACAAATTGGACTTGGAAACATTAACTGACATTCTTCAACACCAGATCCGAGCTGTTCCCTTTGAGAACCTTAACATCCATTGTGGGGAAGCCATGGACTTAGGCTTAGAGGCCATTTTTGATCAAGTTGTGAGAAGAAATCGGGGTGGATGGTGTCTCCAGGTCAATCATCTTCTGTACTGGGCTCTGACCACTATTGGTTTTGAGACCACAATGTTGGGAGGTTATGTTTACAGCACTCCAGCCAAAAAATACAGCACTGGCATGATTCACCTTCTCCTGCAGGTGACCATTGATGGCAGGAACTACATTGTCGATGCTGGGTTTGGACGCTCATACCAGATGTGGCAGCCTCTGGAGTTAATTTCTGGGAAGGATCAGCCTCAGGTGCCTTGTATCTTCCGTTTGACGGAAGAGAATGGATTCTGGTATCTAGACCAAATCAGAAGGGAACAGTACATTCCAAATGAAGAATTTCTTAATTCTGATCTCCTGGAAGACAGCAAATACCGAAAAATCTACTCCTTTACTCTTCAGCCTCGAACAATTGAAGATTTTGAGTCTATGAATACATACCTGCAGACATCTCCAGCATCTGTGTTTACTAGTAAATCATTTTGTTCCTTGCAGACCCCAGATGGGGTTCACTGTTTGGTGGGCTTCACCCTCACCCATAGGAGATTCAATTATAAGGACAATACAGATCTAATAGAGTTTAAGACTCTGAgtgaggaagaaatagaaaaagtgctgaaaaatatatttaatatatcctTGGAGAGAAAGCTTGTGCCCAAACATGGTGATAGATTTTTTACTATTTAG